TTCTTCAGTAACTTTAATTCAACATAATCAGTATGCCACTGAGGCACATTTTGGGTACCCTGGACCCCAACACTGTGAAAACAAAGTCCCAGGGAGAATAAAGCTCCCTGTCCTAGCGGTGGCTTAAATCAAGGCTAAGTATACATTTGCCAGTAGATGTTTGAAACAAAAGTATAACTACAAATCATGCATTAACACAAATGTAAAACAGGcgccaaattttaaaataaaagaaattgtgGCAAGTTAAAACTTTTAGATGATTTATGcacaaaatcaaattttaaattaatattttaaagtaaaaaagattTTAACTAAATGAAAAGGTCACAAGtgaaattttcaaacattaagTCTGACtaaatttctaaaacttttatttGCAAAGGTAAATTACATTCtcaaaacttaaattttaaaaactcaaatctctaaattaaatttggaaaattagtTAACACTCaaacttaattaattaaaaaactgaaatttcagTAAACTTCAGAAGTTGAGCCATCCCCCAACTGGAGTCTCACCCGAGTCCTTTGGGTAAAATGCTACTTTGACCGCTAGAATACAAAGAAACCTCCCTTCACTTCCAAAATAGTTCTCCAAAATTTCCGAAGAGCATGCCTCATCCCCCTCCTTTTGCATTTcaccacggaattctctaggatAAATTATGCTGGAGGGTCTACCTCGCCTTTGTCTCTTCAGCTCCGGAGTCAAAGGCTCTCACACTTTGTATCTCGCGGCTGACCCTGCCTACTTCCGCCCTCTCCGCTAGTTCCTGCACTTTCCGGCACAGTCCTTTCTTTTCGTTTGACGTCACTCGAGCCGGCCCCGCCCACCAAACGCAGGCTGTCGCACACGAGTGCGTCAGAGGCGCGGCGCTTTACGGCTGCCCTGTCTTACGTATCGGGAAGCATGGAGGTAGAGGGTTTGGAGCTGGGTGCGGCGGAGCTGGGACCTCTGGAAGGGAGTGACCAGAAACTAGAGGCAGAGGAGGAACAGGAGGAATCTGAAGACGCGGCTGGTGGCAGCAAGAAACGGGTAGTGCCGGGCATTGTGTACCTGGGCCACATCCCGCCCCGCTTTAGGCCTTTACACGTACGGAACCTTCTCAGCGCCTACGGGGAGGTCGGGCGTGTTTTTTTCCAGGCTGAGGGTAAGTGCTCAGGCCTTGATGGTGAGGGAAGAGGGGTGGTACTCGCTGGCACTGAATACACAGTGCGTGTTTTGTTGCCTCAGCCGTGCTTGGAGGCGCTGACGGAGCCGGGTACCTGCGTCTGTTTTCTTTGGTAAGTAGGTGACGCGCACGTTTTAGAAGGCTGAAATGCAGAATGTGGGTAGCTTTGTATACCTAGCTGAGCCTAAATTTTTCGCTAATTTTTGGATTCTAATCTCGGCTCCGCCCACCCTACTTTCTTGAGGCGAATTTACCAGTATGTTAAATGAGTACGGCCTGAATTAAAATCTCAGTGATTTTTCCACAAAACTGAACGTACCTCTTTGTCATGTCGAGGCCCAGGTCAAGAGACAGTATATGATAGGCCGCGCCCAACTCCCATTCAGTCACTAATTGGGGTTGGGGGCCTGTGCAGGTTTTAAATAGAACGATTAGGGCAGACGTAATGATAAAAGAATTAACATTTGAGGAAAAGGTTGAGTTTAGATGAGGGGTAAAGTGTGGACTATACAGTTAGCCACTTATGGGCAAAGACAAGGTGGGATCCTGGCCTGCGGGGAGGTCTGGAGAATTGGTGAGTGGGAGGTGCTGTTGAGTGGATGCTGTATGGGCCTCTTTGACCACTGCTTTGTCTTGGACTCCAGACGGGTTCGTGAAGCGCAAGAAGAAGGCAGCAGCTGCCTCCGCCGCCGGAGGGAAAAAGCGGTCCAAGTACAGCAAGGACTACACGGAGGGCTGGGTGGAGTTCCGGGACAAGCGAGTAGCCAAGCGTGTGGCGGTCAGTCTTCACAACACGCCCATGGGCTCCCGCAGGCGCAGCCCCTTCCGTTATGATCTGTGGAACCTCAAGGTGAGGGGATTGGCTTGTCTACCGCACCACTCACCCTCTCAGCCGCGGCCACAGCCCACGCACCCTTATCATCTTTTTGGCGCCCATCCCTTCCATCAACTCCCCATCTGTGATCTGCCTTACTCAgatcttttcttgttttcctgtCCACAGTACCTGCACCGTTTTACCTGGTCCCACCTCAGCGAGCATCTTGCTTTTGAGCGCCAGGTGCGCAGGCAGCGTCTGAGGGCTGAGGTTGCCCAGGCCAAGCGTGAGACTGACTTCTATCTTCGAAGTGTGGAGCGCGGACAGCGTTTTCTTGCGGCTGATGGGGACTCTACCCGCCCGAATGGTTCCTGGGCCTTTGCCCAGCGTCCTACTGAGCAGGAGATGAGGGCCCGGAAGGCAGCTCGGCCAGGGGGGCGTGAACGAGCTCGCCTGGCTAACGCTCAGGACCAGGCCCGCTCCAACCGAGGGCTTCTTGCCAAGATCTTTGGAGCCCCTACACCCTCAGAAAGCAGGGGGAACTCCTCACCGCCAGGAACTCTTGAGGGTCAGAGAGGCCCCTTCCACCTCCTAGCCCAGCCCAGCGTCCTGTCTACCTTATAATGACTACCCAGGCGGACATTCTGTTGTGTTTCTCAAACCAGGAGTCTGGTGAGTTCCTCAGAAGTTTTGTAggcctctcctcttcctccttccagcTCCTGTACATGCCTGGCTGAGGCACTTAGTTCTTACCAGCATGATTATGCTAGTCTCCTCATGTCTGTTTTACCTTGTTCAGTTCTTGGCTTCCTGCCTTCTGCCCACTGGGACCCTTTAAAAGTCCTACTTTCTGGCCCCAGGAACAGCCTTTACCTTGAATTAGAGTGATAATGGCTAGTCCAGACAGCTGTTTACCAACCACATTATTGGGCAGCAGCAACATCCTTTTGTTTAGAAAAGATTAATAGGGGCAGGGGTTAATGGGCTAGAGTGGCTTGGGAGCcaccttcaaaatatatttatagaatagaaaaagatatatgtaaatacatatttttaaacatgccTTTGTAGTTTATGGCGTGGGGGGGTGGAGATGGTCATTGGATAAGTTCCAACTTGTGTGTTGGACAGAATTCACCCACCTTCGCTCCATCTTCTGGACACAGGATACCTCCCTCCGTTTTAACCTGGATAGTTTTCCATCTAATCAGTTTCTTAGGCCATGTTGTTAACACTTACCTAATTCAACATTTACCTATCTAATCAGTTTCTTAGGCCTTGTTGTTAACACTTATTTAATTCAACGTTTACTAAGTCACTATATGAGGACACATGGCCCTTGGTGTAAGTCTTATAGACTGCTAAAAAAGACAGatgtttaagaaataaatgtatagaaGTACTGTAGGCATCATGCCAGATGTATATAAGAGGTAGAGTGAGGCCATGGGAAGGCCTGATTGATTCTATCTGGGAAAGTCAGCAACATCCTGAGAAGTGAACCAAAGTCTGAAAGAGCCTGATAAACTCCTGTAATTGCAAACAAAACTCCATGGATGACGTGTTGGGTTCAGACTGTTGTGAAGGTGGGCAAAGCCTAGGAGGTAGTTGTGCACACATAATGTCCTTCTGGTGCATTTATACATTTTGTCTATGCTTAGACAAGGGAAGGTTCACAAACAACATACAAAGCAGCTCTGGAGGTGATAGAATGCATGTAAGCCACTGATGGGAAATGAAAACTGAGATGtcaacaaaaaactgaaaaatatctatACACAGCCTCATAATAGACTAAAATTCTGGCTTTTAAACTTACAGGAAGTGTTAGAGCAATAATAGTAAAGTCAtttgagttttgtttgtgccatttattttcttaggttctttttgttctttctgcTTAACTGTCATCAATGTAATTATCATTGTGTTCTTTGGGTCAAGTGGATTCACCTACTTTGGCTCTAAATAACCAAATTTTGTTAAGATCTCAACTTGATAAGTGCAGTTTATTTGGgaggaaagaaatgaattatGATCTGTTAGGTGTAACATTTTTCACAGTCCTCAAAACTCAGCACACAAACACATCTGTGCTCATTTCATTTGGGTTTATTCCATGTGGACTCTTCATGATGTCTTCCATGTGAACCAGGAAGATCCAGTTTCAGAATCTGACAAgctgttatattcatttattcaaagttCTGAGTATCTGTTGTCACT
This genomic window from Bos mutus isolate GX-2022 chromosome 23, NWIPB_WYAK_1.1, whole genome shotgun sequence contains:
- the ABT1 gene encoding activator of basal transcription 1, producing the protein MEVEGLELGAAELGPLEGSDQKLEAEEEQEESEDAAGGSKKRVVPGIVYLGHIPPRFRPLHVRNLLSAYGEVGRVFFQAEDGFVKRKKKAAAASAAGGKKRSKYSKDYTEGWVEFRDKRVAKRVAVSLHNTPMGSRRRSPFRYDLWNLKYLHRFTWSHLSEHLAFERQVRRQRLRAEVAQAKRETDFYLRSVERGQRFLAADGDSTRPNGSWAFAQRPTEQEMRARKAARPGGRERARLANAQDQARSNRGLLAKIFGAPTPSESRGNSSPPGTLEGQRGPFHLLAQPSVLSTL